One Immundisolibacter sp. DNA window includes the following coding sequences:
- a CDS encoding AbrB/MazE/SpoVT family DNA-binding domain-containing protein: MSSVTVSTKGQIVLPAEVRRTLGIVGGSRLEVTVIGNEVVLKPVRGDPVQPRDCVSTIPNTAGSLSVERMDELLDQAFVRNAKP; encoded by the coding sequence ATGTCGTCAGTCACTGTTTCAACAAAAGGTCAGATCGTGCTGCCGGCCGAGGTACGCCGCACGTTGGGTATCGTCGGCGGCAGCCGGCTTGAGGTCACCGTGATCGGCAACGAGGTCGTCCTCAAACCCGTGCGGGGCGACCCGGTGCAGCCGCGAGATTGTGTGAGCACCATACCTAATACTGCCGGATCCCTGTCCGTAGAGCGCATGGATGAGTTGCTCGATCAGGCTTTTGTGCGCAACGCGAAACCGTGA